In Coregonus clupeaformis isolate EN_2021a chromosome 7, ASM2061545v1, whole genome shotgun sequence, one genomic interval encodes:
- the LOC121569890 gene encoding 39S ribosomal protein L15, mitochondrial-like — MSFTRKPGGKALDILQNLPRISLANLRPEPGTKKAEKKRGRGQHGGNRSGRGHKGERQRGNRPRLGFEGGQTPFYLAIPKYGYNEGHSRRAQYQPLTLNRLQYLIDLGRVDPTQPIDLTQLVNGRGVTIQPQKRDYGVQLVGEGAGIFAAKVNIEVQMASEEAIAAVERNGGMVTTGFYDPRSLAVLCKPVPFFISGQPIPKRMLPGEDMVPYYTDAANRGYLADPEKIQKARIALAKKYGYVLPDISKDELFHMLSMIKDPRQIFFGLSPGWVVNMAEKKILKPTDDKLLQYYNS, encoded by the exons ATGTCTTTTACGAGAAAACCTGGTGGGAAGGCATTAGATATTTTGCAGAATTTGCCTCGTATTTCATTAGCAAACTTGCGACCTGAACCGGGGACCAAGAAGGCT GAGAAGAAGCGAGGCAGGGGCCAACATGGAGGAAACAGAAGTGGCCGGGGTCACAAAGGGGAGAGGCAGCGAGGCAACCGACCTCGCCTGGGGTTCGAGGGGGGTCAGACTCCCTTCTATCTAGCCATCCCCAAATACGGCTATAATGAGGGACACAG TCGGCGGGCTCAGTACCAGCCCCTGACCCTGAACAGGCTGCAGTATCTGATTGACCTGGGCCGGGTCGACCCCACTCAGCCCATTGACCTGACGCAGCTGGTCAACGGCAGGGGAGTGACCATCCAGCCCCAGAAGCGGGACTATGGTGTTCAGCTTGTTGGCGAG GGTGCTGGTATCTTCGCAGCGAAAGTCAACATTGAAGTTCAGATGGCATCTGAGGAGGCCATTGCTGCCGTTGAGAGAAACGGAGGGATGGTCACTACAGGTTTCTATGACCCCAGAAGTCTTG CGGTCCTCTGTAAGCCTGTCCCATTCTTCATAAGTGGACAGCCCATTCCAAAGAGAATGTTGCCTGGGGAGGACATGGTCCCGTATTACACAGATGCTGCCAACCGGGGTTACCTGGCAGACCCAGAGAAGATTCAAAAAGCACGGATAGCCTTGGCCAAGAAGTATGGCTATGTTTTACCGGACATTTCCAAAGACGAATTGTTCCACATGCTCTCTATGATAAAAGACCCCAGACAGATCTTCTTTGGCCTCTCGCCAGGCTGGGTAGTCAACATGGCCGAGAAGAAGATACTGAAACCGACTGATGATAAACTGCTCCAATATTACAATTCATAA
- the lypla1 gene encoding acyl-protein thioesterase 1 isoform X1, translating into MCGNNMSVPLPAIVPAARKATAAVIFLHGLGDTGHGWAEAFAGIRTPHVKYICPHAPIKPVTLNMGMSMPSWFDIIGLQTDAEEDEAGIKQASENIKALIDQEVKNGIPSHRIVLGGFSQGGALSLYTALTTQQKLGGVVALSCWLPLRNSFPQASANSANKEMHVLQCHGEADPLVPVMFGCLTVEKLKTLCNPSNITFKTYPRMPHSACPEEIMDIKKFIEKQLPPI; encoded by the exons ATGTGCGGTAATAATATGTCAGTGCCCTTGCCTGCTATTGTACCTGCCGCTCGGAAAGCCACTGCAGCG GTGATATTTCTTCATGGCCTGGGTGACACTGG CCATGGCTGGGCAGAGGCCTTTGCTGGGATCCGGACACCACATGTGAAATACATCTGTCCTCACGC TCCGATCAAGCCTGTTACATTAAACATGGGCATGTCCATGCCCTCCTG GTTTGACATCATCGGATTGCAAACAGATGCAGAGGAAGACGAAGCTGGTATTAAACAGGCTTCTGAGAATA TTAAAGCACTGATCGATCAAGAAGTGAAGAATGGAATACCATCACACAGAATAGTTCTTGGTGGATTTTCTCAG GGTGGAGCGTTGTCTCTGTACACAGCTCTCACGACCCAACAGAAGCTGGGGGGAGTGGTTGCTCTCAGCTGCTGGCTCCCTCTACGGAACTCATTCCCCCAG GCATCGGCAAACTCTGCCAACAAGGAGATGCATGTCCTGCAGTGCCATGGTGAGGCAGACCCTCTGGTGCCCGTAATGTTTGGATGTCTCACTGTAGAGAAGCTAAAGACCCTCTGCAATCCATCCAACATCACCTTCAAGACGTATCCCAGAATGCCTCACAGTGCCTGCCCTGAG GAAATTATGGATATCAAGAAGTTTATTGAAAAGCAGCTTCCTCCAATCTAA
- the lypla1 gene encoding acyl-protein thioesterase 1 isoform X2 translates to MCGNNMSVPLPAIVPAARKATAAVIFLHGLGDTGHGWAEAFAGIRTPHVKYICPHAPIKPVTLNMGMSMPSWFDIIGLQTDAEEDEAGIKQASENIKALIDQEVKNGIPSHRIVLGGFSQASANSANKEMHVLQCHGEADPLVPVMFGCLTVEKLKTLCNPSNITFKTYPRMPHSACPEEIMDIKKFIEKQLPPI, encoded by the exons ATGTGCGGTAATAATATGTCAGTGCCCTTGCCTGCTATTGTACCTGCCGCTCGGAAAGCCACTGCAGCG GTGATATTTCTTCATGGCCTGGGTGACACTGG CCATGGCTGGGCAGAGGCCTTTGCTGGGATCCGGACACCACATGTGAAATACATCTGTCCTCACGC TCCGATCAAGCCTGTTACATTAAACATGGGCATGTCCATGCCCTCCTG GTTTGACATCATCGGATTGCAAACAGATGCAGAGGAAGACGAAGCTGGTATTAAACAGGCTTCTGAGAATA TTAAAGCACTGATCGATCAAGAAGTGAAGAATGGAATACCATCACACAGAATAGTTCTTGGTGGATTTTCTCAG GCATCGGCAAACTCTGCCAACAAGGAGATGCATGTCCTGCAGTGCCATGGTGAGGCAGACCCTCTGGTGCCCGTAATGTTTGGATGTCTCACTGTAGAGAAGCTAAAGACCCTCTGCAATCCATCCAACATCACCTTCAAGACGTATCCCAGAATGCCTCACAGTGCCTGCCCTGAG GAAATTATGGATATCAAGAAGTTTATTGAAAAGCAGCTTCCTCCAATCTAA
- the LOC121569892 gene encoding regulator of G-protein signaling 20-like encodes MVTPMGSERVEMRKRQMQVHQEAAASVLQTQHGMGNSPTNACCFCWCCCCSCSCLTVRAEDERFKKTTYERRAEEIANCDDSPKPILEDAMTWTMSFERLMKSPAGRGCFRQFLRTEFSEENMMFWLACEELKKETNKTVVEEKVRQIYEDFISILSPKEVSLDSRVRDVINKNMLEPTSHTFEDAQQQIYTLMQRDSYPRYMNSTAYADLLQDLAEPPPATEP; translated from the exons ATGGTGACA CCCATGGGGTCAGAGCGGGTGGAGATGCGCAAGAGACAGATGCAGGTGCACCAGGAAGCTGCTGCCAGTGTTCTCCAAACGCAGCACGGGATGGGGAACTCGCCCACCAACGCCTGTTGCTTCTGCTGGTGTTGTTGCTGCAGCTGCTCCTG TCTGACTGTTAGGGCGGAGGATGAGAGGTTTAAAAAAACCACCtatgagaggagagcagaggaaatcGCAAACTGTGATGACAG CCCCAAGCCTATTCTGGAGGATGCGATGACATGGACCATGTCATTTGAGAGGCTGATGAAGAGCCCTGCAGGGCGGGGCTGCTTCCGCCAGTTCCTGAGGACAGAGTTCAGTGAAGAGAACATGATGTTCTGGTTGGCCTGTGAGGAGCTCAAGAAGGAGACCAACAAAACTGTGGTGGAGGAGAAAGTACGACAGATCTACGAGGACTTcatctccatcctctcccctAAAGAG GTGAGTTTGGACTCGCGTGTTCGAGACGTGATTAACAAGAACATGCTGGAGCCAACGTCGCACACGTTCGAAGACGCCCAGCAGCAGATCTACACGCTGATGCAGAGAGACTCATACCCACGCTACATGAACTCTACAGCGTATGCAGATCTACTGCAGGACCTGGCCGAACCACCACCTGCCACAGAGCCATAG